The region CGTTTGAATTGAAAGTGTATGGAATTCGTAATCTGTCGCAGCTTTCATTCCGGCTCCACTGGGATTTCCCGGCGCTGATTCGTTTCTCAACTGAGGTGTCCGGGATCCTGTCCAATCGGGTGCTGGTTTTCGACACTCTTGGGGGAGCGGTTGCGCCGCCGTACTACTATGCCTGCGCTTTTCTGAACACCGAACAGGCCAATCGCATTGTTGATGCCAACGGCAATGCCACCTTGGGAACGGTCAGTTTCACCAGCCCTACGCCTGAAATATTGCCGGTCACGATGGTGATCACGATGGACTCGTTGGCGATGTATGACACGGCCGGTGATCCGATTGTCGTCGACACAATCTACGGCGACCAGGCGACGGTGGTGGTGGATTCAGCTATGCCGTGATCCCAGATTTATGCAGTGACTGACATTGTTGGTATGGTAATGGCCCCGCAGGTCAAGCTGACCATCGGCTTGACATTGAGAGAATATGTCATCGCGAATCCGCTGTAGCGGATGTGGCGATCTCAATTCGGCGAACATTCATTGCTGGGATTGCCACGTCGTTCTAGACGGACTCCTCGCAATGACCCGCTGCAACCTATTTCGCAGAAATCACGAAATTGAGATTACTCACGATAGCACCGTTCTCAACTGCCTCCATCTCAAAATTGATTCCTTCCGGTTCGCATTTGTACCCCAGGCGGTCAAGCTGTTCGGAATCAATGTAGGCGCGGTAATTGCCGGGGATGAGACCCAGATAGAAAAACTCCCCGTTGCTGAATGTCATTACCTCGGTCACGATTTCCAGATCAAGATTATAGAATACGACTGTCAATCCACCCTGGGGAGTCAGGCCATCAACTATCTTTCGATGAACAAATCCTGAAGCTTCTCCGGCCATCACAATCGGTACGTCGATAGCTGTCACCACGTTGGGGTTGAACGCGACACGGTAATTCTCATAAAGTGGTTTGAGCATCGGGTCATCCAGGCTGAGCGGATCGATACTGACCAGATGCTCGGCGTACGGGTTCAGGCCATCGTAGTAGTACATCCTGTTGCTTCCGCGTGGTCTTTCTCTACCGCCGCGAATACGGGCTCGAAGTCCCTCTACAATGCGCTCATTCTTGTCAAGCATGCCGTTGTGGTTGTCGTCCATAAAGGGACGTACGACCATAGCTGAGCGTCCGACACCGTAGTAACGATCCAGCATGAACCGTCCTCCGGTCTGATCGTAGCGCACGGATCCTTGCTGAACCTGGGTGATATTGGTAGCGCGGCTGGTCGTAGCCACACGGGTTGTAAACGATGCGAAGTTGGTGAAAATATTAAGCGACACGCGGAACATATCGCTATTGGAATGCATCTCGCGTTCATAGGAGAACGAAATCTGTCCGGTGCGGAATAGCCGTCGGCTATAAAAAATAGCCACTGAAGCCACACGGCGTTTACTGTGGTCGTAGACGACTCTAAACTGCGGACGCAGCCAGCGAGAGAAAGAAACCGAAGCGAACAATTCGCTTAGAAAGCTGGTTCCGGAGAAATTGATGTAACGGCTGATGTTGTACTTGCCGAGGTAGTAAAGGTTGACCTTACGGAGTGAAGCTGTGCCGCCGAAATTGATCGTAATCAAATCACGTAAAGGATACCGGTCCCAGGTGGCGTAGGAACGAAGGCTAATCGGTCGGCCTGCTACTCGCATGGGGGCTGTCACAGAGAGAGCGTAGCTGTCGTGTTTGCCAGGACCGGTGCGATATTGACTCCGGCGATAACTGGTAAGACTGCCGTCAATACTAACCAGCGACGGTTGACTGAAATTCATAGCCACTTGCGAGGCATAGCCCGGTGCATGACCGGCGTTAGCTGTCAGGTTACCGGCCAGTTGTACCGTAGCCTCACCTGCCACAGAGACTGGTTCGGCGTCAGCGCGATCAAGTGGAATATCAGTTAGTAGCCCCACCGTCACCCGGTTGGAGACACCATAATATGTCGCCACCTGCGTGTATTTGGAATTCAATAACTGGTTCTGAGCGGCACCCACCGCGATAGCATACTCTATAGAGTTGCGTGGAACGAGATTGTACGGAATGTGGATGTACTGCTCCTCGGTGCGTATCTCACCCGACGGGCCATACAGCTTGAGGGTGACGATAGAAGAACCATAGTTGGCATCTACAAAAAACTCGTATTCCCCGGACGGGCCGGTGTGCGTAAAATCTACCAGCGTGCGATCAATGTACAGCTCAACTTCCCAACCTTCACCCGGTCGACCGGCGATGCGAGTGGTCCTGAAAAACTTCCTCTGTACCTGCGGCCGGTTGGTGATCATCCCCCCCCGTATGGTTCGCGACAGGATGCCCCCCGTGTAAACATCGCCGATTTCCCCCTGGATGAGATACGGGCTGTAGTCGAAGAAATAATGCCAGTGCAGTTTGAGTTGATCCTCGCTCATCCCGGTACGTGTATTCCCGGCTCCCGACACGCTCAGATCTCCGCCCAGCAGCATGCTCCCCAGGTTGAATCCAAAGTGGTTAACCTTGCTACCGACCGGATTGGCGGCCAGGCTCCAGTCGAGAATACATCCCCCAAGAAGCTGACGGCGATATGGTACCCATTTTACCCTCCCCAGCTCTTTCTCTTTTTGCTGAAGACGCTTCTGCGCCATCGCACGTTTCAATTTCTGGTAAGCAGGGTAATCTTCATCAAGGGGCAGGACAACGCGCAAGTCGGCGAAAATAAATGTCACCGGCAGTCCCAACAACGGTCCGAAGAGACTTTCTCGGAGAAATAGATCGGTGGTAGTCAGAAGGAAATCAGACGGGTGCAGGGGAGTGTCGCGTCCATGCAATCGCACTGTCAGCTTATCAAGATCAATGCGAAACTTGTTCTTGTTGGAGATGACATAACCACTGAAACGGCGCTTGTCCATTTCCGGTTTGATGTTGAGGTCCAGAAGGTCAAAAATGCCCATCACTGGCAGGAATACATCCTTGCCGTCATACTGGGCAAAAATATCAGCATTGATCAAACGGCGAACCTGGAAATTAATTGGAATTTCCTCAAACACCTGTGCAGTGTCAGCGGCCTTTGAAATACTCGTTCCTAGCGGACTCATAGCCAGGATTGCAGCCGTGACCAGACCGATCAATGTCAATCTCATGATATTCATAGCGCGTTATCGGAAATTCCCCAGGTGCTATTCGACAGCCACTAGTTGGGAAATTTTGTTACCTTTGATCATGTCCTCGGGGGGGACGTCGTTGCGCCCGTCGGGTGTAATCTCCAGATCAACCCGGAGGGGCTTCTTGAACTCCTGATCGGGAGCGATCCCGAGTTCAATCCGGCGTCGAAGCCGATCGTAAACCGCTAGATTGGTGCTATTAATGCTCATCTCCTGGCCGTCAGCATCAATCAAACGGGTCTTGATTACGCCCATGTATGATGTGTTACCCAGGCTGGACATGTCGACAAGTACGTGAACCTTGTTGTCCGCTTGTACCGCCCGAGCACTTAGCAGATCCAGGCTCGAGACAAGGTCGCCGGTGCGATACTTGACCATGATAGCCATCTGCATGATCATGTTCAGAGAGGTACTGATCTGTCCTTCGACGTCCGTGGCTGGTAGTACAGTTTCACCCTCTTTCGACGACACCACAATTCGCGCCCAGTATTCACCGTCAACCAATCCCTGTGGTGGTCGGGCTACCAGTCGCACTGTCTGGGAACCCTGGGCAGGTACCATCACTTTTCGTGGAAACGCCCTGATCCAGTCCATAGCTGACTTGGAATCACTTACCGACGAATCGGCCAGTGAGATGGCTATGTTGCCCAGACTGTCGGACATGGGCAGACCATAGGAAATGCGAATCGTTACCTCTGTAGGAGCATCAGAGGGATTCTTGACGATTATTCGATCCGTTCTTTTCTGGTCGGACATGAATACTACCGTCGGAGCCACCATTACTCCTGCGGCTGCCTTTACAGCCAGAAGGAAAAAGCAACCAAGCACCAGGGCTAGCCGGAAGCCCGTTGTTGTCCAGGGGAAACGTTTGTTCATCATAATATCTCCATAAAGTCATCTACTAATCATGTCAACTCAAGTTCAGCTGCCGTCGTAACTGACACTGATCACAATATCCGCCGAATAACTTCCCGCCCCTTGTTGAACACTTGGGATCACCTTGCCTCCAAGATACACTTTCGTATTGCCGTTGGTCGCCCCGATATTGGCAGTTGGCAGAGAGTACGGATTGACCCCAACCCAGGCGCCACCGCCCGGTGTATCGGGTGTGCCGGCCAGAGAGTCGATAGTGCAATCCGAACTGCTGAAAATAATCGGCATGTGAGCACCGGTCGCAGTGTACAGATATTCGGGCAGGATGAACTGAACCGATATACCTGCTCCATCCTCGCCGCTGATAGTGAATACAGCCGCCGAAGTGTCCGAACCGGTAGCGGTACGGTTGACTTTGACGGGTACGCCTTGCATTACATTGCCGAACTTCAACTGCGTATCCGCTGAGATCGAAATTGGTGTCACCATCGTGGCCGAAGCTGAGGAGGTTCCAACGGCTTGTGCCAGAAGGGACGGTCCTACAAGGAGACTCGTAACCAGCACTGTGGCAAGTAGTCCTATTTCCGATTTTTGCCATGAACAGCAATCCATGCTGATCTTTCTCCGGTGTGATTCCATTTTCCTCGCAAGCCTCACCTAAGCCTAAGGCCGTGTCTCCCGGCCGGGCAACAAACATTTTATCTTTACGTTCCATTGTATGTGACGGTCAGAATGATATCGCCGCTGTAGCTTCCCGATCTCTGGTAAATCGATGGGATGACCTGTCCACCCAGATAGATGCTGGTACCGGCTGTGCCTACCGTAGCCGCCGCAGGCAGACTGCGAGGGTCAGTATTCTGCCAGCCTTTTGTGCCTGCCATTCCGGCCGGATTATCGGCGCCGGTGGTGTCAACCGAGCAGTCGGTAGCGGAGAAAGTCATTATCATCCGATCGCTTCCGTCCGAAAGTACCAGATACTCCGGCAACTGAAAATACATCGTGATCGGCGAGTCCTTCTGACCGGTGACCTTGAAAATGCCCGCATCTGTAGAGCTATTAGCCACCGTCTTGGGGACTCCCTGAAAGACATCACCGAAAACGAGCGAAGCGCTGGATGCTACGGTCAGGGCTGATAGAACGGTGGCAGTAGCGGTTCCAATAGCCACTTCCTGTGTATAGACGGACGTCGTAGCTACAAGAAGCACCGCAACCACAACCAAGGCCAGGGCAGCGAATCCTATTCGGCGTTGTTCAAACCTGATCTTATCCATAATCAGTCCATTGTTCAAAAAAGGAACACGCGGATCCTTCACATATATTGATCGTCAGCCTGTGCAGAAATTTAACAGCAAAAGATGATAAAAATTGCGGTATTCGTTGCGTTCTGAAACAGTGTCAGGATCAGGTTGCGGGTTTGATCAAGAGGATTGTTTCATCATGAAAGGGGTTGAGTTAGTTTAAGTAGAGGCAGCGATGTCGAATAATGAAGGTAATTTGCCCTCCACAAAAAAAAGGGAGAGCCTTGAAGGCTCTCCCTTTAAATTCGTCGGACTACAAATATCAGTTGCCGTTGTACGACACGCTCAGGACGATGTCGCCGCTGTAGGTGCCGGAGGGCTGATACATTGATGGGATTACTTTACCACCCAGGAAGACGGACGTAATAACTGTCGGGCCCTCAGTTCCACCGATGACCAGGGCAGCTGGGAATGAGCGTGGATCCTCATCAACCCAACCGTCGCCTACAACCACCGTCAGCGGGGTTTTTGAGTTGGTTGTGTCGATGGCCATATCGGTGCTGCTGAATGTGATATTCATCTGTGCACCAGCGGAGCTGGACAAGTACTCCGGTAGCATAAACTGGGCTGTAACGCCCGCGCCCGCTTCACCGGTGATAGTGAAGATAGCGGCTGTGGTGTCGCCACCGGTAGCGGTTCTTGCTACCGTTTTGGGGACACCGGGGAATATATCGCCGAATTCCAAGTTTGTGCCAGCCGCTAAAACGATAGCACTCAAGACCGTTCCGTCAGCGGTGCCGGTAACGGCTTGCTGTGCCGAGCCGGTGCTCGCACTCACAAGTACCATTAGACCGATCGCGATGGCCAGAACTCCGGGATGCAGGAAGCGAAATCTACTGAGGTTCATGTCATCCTCCAGGATTGTTTATACATTCAATAACTTTTTTTTACGACTCTGATTGTCTTGTTGTATCCTTTAGTCGCCACAAGTGAGCAATCCGATTACCCCTAATGGGCAACAAATCACCACCAATGAGTAAGTTGATTGAATTTTGAACAACCCTAACCACCAGGGCAAACAGCTAAAACCCGGTGTATTGCACAGTCAGAACGATGTCAGCTGTGTAGGAGCCAGCAGGTTGCCTCAAACCAGGGACAGCTTTGCCTCCCAGCCAGACGGTAAGACCCGCTGACCCTAAGTCGTATGTAAGTGTCTGCCACGGATTTAGATCGTCAAAGCTGGGGCTGGCCTGATTGGGGGAGGGGAAGGAATCAATGGCACAGCCGTCGGAGAAGAAGATTAGCTGGATCGTGTTGGCACCGGATGAAAGGTAGGTCGGCAGGCTGAAATCAAGCGTTACTTCAGACCCGGCATCGCCGCCAACGGTGAATTCGGCGGCATCGGTGGAACTTTTGTCGATTGTCTTGGGGATACCGGGGAACATAGTGCCGAAGGTCAGGTCACTGCTGCCCGAAACAGACTCATCAGCCGCAAAGACAAAGGTAGGTAAAATCAGGGTCAACAAAGCGATAAGTAATGTGCATCTTGATAGCGACAAAACGTTACCAGAATTAGGGTTACTTACTATGGTAGAAAACTATCATGGTCACCGATCGTCAACAACAATCCCGCCGTCAGTCGTGGGGGAAAACTACCGTCAGAGTGCAGGTTTCTGTCGCGCCAGAAAGATTAATGATCATGGAATCGAGAGGCATGAGCAAAGCAGAGCCGGTCACATATCCCCGGGTGGGATGGATACGATAGGGACTAATGGATTGTTCAAATATACCGCCGTCGGTCTTGAACACCACCTGTGCTGCTGCAGATCTGGGCATACGCAACATCAGGAGCGGCTTTGTATTGGTTGATATTTCGGTCGTCGAGGGGTTGGTCATCCAAAGTGTTCCGGCCGGACTGTTCACGGTGGCACGGGCGGAAATACGAGCAGTGGCCGATTTGTTATCAGCCGCCAATACTATGTCTGAATGGAAAACAACAGGTTTTGTCAGGACATAGATTACACAATAACAGAAAACGACAAAAGTTCTCATGGCGGTCCCAGATGCAGTCAGGTTGGTACTGCATCAAGATACCGCCCAAGGCGATTTTGTCAAGAGCCCTTAGGGGCTTGCTGATAAAGTCATTGTGAGGAGTGAAAACCTTCAAGTCTGAAAGACATGGCAATCTCATATCGCGAATGTTTGCAGGGATAAGATCCCCACGACTGGTAAGGCCGGCTTCGTGATGACAAATGGAACGGTTTTTCTTACAGGCCCTTAAGCCGGGATCAGTCTCGGGTGTTACGTTGATTGCTCGACGTATCTGTAGTTCTGTCCGGTTCGATCAGTTCCCCGTCAGAGTTACTATAATCTCAACATCTGCCGAGTAGTTGCCTCCGCTCTGTCCGACCGAAGGGATTGTTTGGCCACCAATCCAGACGGTCATACTGCCGTCAATGGCCGACAGGTCAACCAGGTTGGTATTGAGTGGGTTCAGGTTACCAGCCGGGGCCGCCTGTCCACCACCAGTGCCGTCCTCGTAGGAACCGTCAGTACCCAAGAATGTTATGGGCATAGCCGCCGTTGCAGAGTGCAATGAATCCGGAAGCGTAAAGGTAATCTGTACTTCCGCGGCCGATGGTCCGGTAATACTCCATTCGCCGGCAGTACCAACATCGGTCTTAGCCACTGTTTCCGGCGTTCCAGGAGTAACATTGCCGAAATCGAGATCGTTGGTGCCGGTTACGGTCAGAGCAGAAATCACAGTAGCCAGGGCTTGAACTGTGGCACTTTCCTGAGCCTGTAGTCCTGGCGCTGCAACTCCTAATACCAGCGCCAAGCAGACTGTAATGATCCTTATCCTAAACATTATATTCACTCCCTGTAAAACATTAGTTTCTCTTGAAACACTGTTTAAGCAACGCCAATGCCATCCTGCGAAACGTACCCTATCATGTTGTGATGTCATATGTTACGATACTTGCGGTAATGTTGCTAAAGGCGTCGACAGGATGGCAATGTGTGGGGATAATCCCATAGGAGGATTGGTGAATACCTCTTTTGATGCCAACTGCTTATGCTGTGTCCGGAACCTGAGAGGTAGTCATTGCTGCTCAATGACCTTGCCTGGGTGGGCAGACTTATGTAGGTTATGATGATAACTGGAACGAAATCAGACAATCGCCTTGTCGTCAGGTAACTATGTTCCGTTCGGCTATTTTGCAACCGGCTAATTTGTTGAGTCTTTCAAGGGTGTTACTGACACCTCTGGTGGGTTACTTCCTTTGGAAAGGGGATTCCCAGTCCACCCATATCTGTGCTCTGCTTCTGATTGTGGCCGGAATAACTGATGGTCTTGATGGTTATGTAGCAAGGAAGCTTGGGCAGGTCAGTGACTTTGGCAAAACCCTTGATCCACTGGCGGACAAACTGATGGCCATCGTCCTGATCGGATTATTGATTATGTTTCGAGATTTCCCATGGTGGCTGGCTGGGGTTGTGGTAGGACGTGACTTATTGATACTTCTGGCAGGTCTGACTCTCATGCGGGGCGAGAAGATCGTGGTGCCGTCGAACTGGGCTGGTAAGTATGCCTTTGTTGCCATTATCTTCCTGATAGGTAGCTATATCTATCGCTTCCCGACAGGGATCACCGTCCTGACCTGGATGACCATTGTTCTGGTTGCAATTTCGAGTTTGCTCTATGCCCGCCTGTTCCTGCGGCTCAGAGGTGGACAGAAGTTGCAAATACAACCTGATCGACCAATGTGGAAGGGGTTACGTACAACTTTCAACATCTCTTTCCTGATAGTCTACTTCTACGGTTTCTTCAGATTTATGGGCTGGGTGTAGATAGTTTCGCTACTCCCTAAGCACTTGCTCCAATTCGTGGCGGAACAGGGTGTGGAAAGTATGACCTTCTTCCTGAGCGGACCACCCCACGGCGTGGATTAATTCGGCC is a window of Candidatus Zixiibacteriota bacterium DNA encoding:
- a CDS encoding DUF4402 domain-containing protein; this encodes MDCCSWQKSEIGLLATVLVTSLLVGPSLLAQAVGTSSASATMVTPISISADTQLKFGNVMQGVPVKVNRTATGSDTSAAVFTISGEDGAGISVQFILPEYLYTATGAHMPIIFSSSDCTIDSLAGTPDTPGGGAWVGVNPYSLPTANIGATNGNTKVYLGGKVIPSVQQGAGSYSADIVISVSYDGS
- a CDS encoding CDP-alcohol phosphatidyltransferase family protein translates to MLLTPLVGYFLWKGDSQSTHICALLLIVAGITDGLDGYVARKLGQVSDFGKTLDPLADKLMAIVLIGLLIMFRDFPWWLAGVVVGRDLLILLAGLTLMRGEKIVVPSNWAGKYAFVAIIFLIGSYIYRFPTGITVLTWMTIVLVAISSLLYARLFLRLRGGQKLQIQPDRPMWKGLRTTFNISFLIVYFYGFFRFMGWV